Below is a window of Eschrichtius robustus isolate mEscRob2 chromosome 13, mEscRob2.pri, whole genome shotgun sequence DNA.
TGAGGTGTGGAAGCGAACAGCCGAGTGTGCAGGGCTGGGTGAGGGCCCTCTGGCCAGAGATGACCGGGGGCAGCTGGACACCGCGTATCAGCAGTGGACAAGCCTCACAGACAGAGAGTCCTCAGCTGGGCCTGGTGCAGCAGCGGAAGGCCACCTGCCTCCCAGCCCTGGCCGTCTGTCTACACTGCGTGAGCCGGGTCCTGATCCTGGAGCTCTTGGAGGGACAGGTAGACATCGGTGTTCAGGGTCAGGCAGGAGATGGGGGCCCGGACTTGGCCTTGCCCAGGAGAGCTGGCCCAGGGGAAGCCGGCCCCCTCCCTcgggctggggacagacacctcCACTCCTGCTTCTCCCGGCGCCGGCTCCGGGGGTGACTGCAAATCCACCAGGTCAGGGGCTTCCGGGGTGGGAggccccaggggctgggggtcccAGTCTCCAGGGACTCCCTCCTGCGGGGCGGAGGGCAGCCTCTCTTCACCAGCCCCAGTGCCCCCCAGGGCAGTGTTCGGGGGGCCTGGGCCACCGAGGAGACTGGGGGAGAAGAGCAGCAGGTCGTCCCCAGGGGGGAAGGTGCAGTAGGCATCCTCTtcccctggaggaggtggcaggggtgggagaAGAGCCCCCTCTGGCACCCCGGGCCCACCCTCATCGGGCTCCTCCATGAAGGGGTCGTAGGCAAAGTACACCTGGCAGGCCTCAATCTCCAGGGCGTTTGGGAGGTGGAAGAAGAAGTAGCCCTGGTTGGTGAAGCAGCTGGTCACCGAGTGGCCGCTGGTCTCGGTTGAGGATGGCGAGCCCTTGTCCTGCTGCTGCAGAAGGAGCAGCTGCGTGGCCTTGGAGTCCCTGTCCAGCACCTCCAGTGGGGAGATCTCGGGCAGTGGGCCGCTGGGGCTGAAGGAGGATGAGGGGAAGGGCGAGGAGAGCCACTTCTGCCAGGAGAAAGAGCAGCGGGAGGGTGAGTGGCCACCTCTTCCAGACTCAGCAACGTCCCCTAACTTGTCCTCCTTCAGCAGTCCGCTCAGGGCTGCCCCCTCCGGGAAGCCCTCCTTGACTGTAGCCCCCacctcccaaacacacacacacacacacacacacacacaaaccctgcCCACTGGTTTGGGGAACCCTCTGCATCAGCCCAGGGGGTGTGGCTGTTTCCCAGGCCCAGCACAGGCCTTCCTGGCTCGCTGTAGGTGCCCAGGGGATGTCTTGGTTCAATGTGTGACTGTTTATCAAGCAGCTCCTGTGAGCCTGGTGCCGCTCTCGGTCCCGGGAACATAGCAATTGGTAGAATCCTCAGAGTGTCTGGTGGGGACCAGTGAGAGTGTGTGAACCAACCAACCACTGCTGAAGCAGAAAGGGTCCCGAGAGCACATCACAGTCACCATACAGCTGCCCAGAGAGGGCCTGTGCCCGGGCCCTGATCACACAGCCAGCAGGTGGAAGAGCTGGGTCCCAGGTTCCCCACTCACACTGCCATGGAACCATCTCCAGTGGGGAGCTAATTGTCCCCCAGTTGACCACTCCCTCCTGGTGCCCTGCAGCCCTCCACCCCCCATGCCCTCCATCCACAGAGAGAGGAAAGCACCCATCAGGGCACTTCTCAGTTGCTCTGGAGTCCACAGAGCCCTGGCAAGGAACagggagacctgggttccagccctggcgcTGGCActctctagctgtgtgaccctgggcaggtcactgtacctctctgagcctcaattccaCATTTAGCTGCCTCTTTCCTGACTTCCTCACTATGGGCCAGCAGAGAGatgttaaagaagaaaatgaaggtgGAAACACCTGGCACAGGTAAAATGCAGACTACCCAGCAGAAGTGTAGGGGAGTGTTCACCCCTCAGGGCAGGGTGATGGGGCCTCAAGAGGGTGCCCTTGAGAACCCCCAACAGCCTTCTGTCCTGGGACCCCTCTGCAGCTGGACTGTGGTCCCCCCAGCACAGGGACCAGGCCTGATGGGACCAGGCCCCCCGCACTCttgtgcccagcacagggcctaggGGCCCAGTTGATGTTCTGCAGATGAATTAATGGACCAGAAGAGAAACATCCTGGTTCTCCGTTCCCGGAGTGAGTTCCCGGGGCTGAGCCACTCGACAAAATCTACACCCTCCCCCAAACCAGGAGTTCATGTTACAGGAGAAAAGGccgagagagagggagagcgaggGCAAACTAAGGATGGCAAAGAGGGATAGCAGGCTAGGGAGGCAGGGAAAGAGCCAGGTCAGGTGTGGCTCCAATGCTAGAAGAAGCAGCagagggcagggccaggcagcagtgctgagcaggggccagaagaaaaagagggcaGGCCTGGGGCCAGCACTGGTGTGCTGGGCCTCGCTGGGCCGCCCTCAGAGCTGTGTGTGGTCAGGCACTTCCTGGGCCTAGGCCTCCATCCACAATGCCCTGAAGCGCAGATGGGCGGGGGGCACAGGAAGAGACTCATCCCCCTTCATATACACTGGCACACGCGTTCCCAGGTCCCACAGGCAGGGCAGTGGGCCTTGCAGTCTTGGAGCCGGGGGttctggggcagagagagagagagcagctgGCCTGTCACCCACATGCAGAGGAGAGGGTGGGGTCCCTCTTGGCCAGCCCCCAGTCACATCATGCATCCCCAGGGCCTCCTCAGGACACCCCCTCCACACAGCAGGCCTGGGCCAGGCATCTAGACCTGGGGATGACCTCGTGGGAAGATGGAGTGGCTTGCAACTCTCTAGAAAGGACCCCAGTCCCACCTCAAAATGTCCTAAGCCCATAGAATGAGAAGGACTTCAAGGCAGAAGAGGTCTGAGGATGCATCTAGTCCTGCCTCCAGCCGGTTCCAATGTAGGAATCCCTTCTGCCATGTGGCTGACACATAGTCAGCCAAGGCTGACTTGAATACCTCTGTTGATGGGGAGCTCACTACATTTAGGGCTGAAGGAGGAATTTTAAGGAGATACATTCCCCCTCATCAAGAGTGCTGTAGGTAAGCTACCCCCAGTCATGGGAGTTTTCCGAAGAATTCCAGAAGGGGCTCTGATCAGCCCTGATAGAGAACACCAAAGCCAGCTCCTGACAGCTCTGGTCCAGCATGGCTTTCCAGCCCCTCAACATTCCTCCTGACTTCTCTCCGCCCCCacctcaccgccccccccctcCACCAACACCAATCCAGGGAGCCTagagcgggggtggggtggtagAAGCAGCCCACCACATCCCCCTACCCCCTTGAAACTTCCTTCCTGAAGCATGTGTGGGCTGAGGGAGGGGAGATGACTAAACTTTAAATGGCGCTGAGTGTTCTGACATGTGGGTGTGCACTTTTAAAATGAATCTGTGTTTTGTAACTAGAAATGCCTAGAGGCCTTGCTTACGTCTGTGATAAGTCACGGCGCCTGGCCAGGGAGTTTTTGCAAGAGCAGGGAAAGCACTAGCCCCACGGGGCAGGTCTGCACAGGGAGCGGGGTGGAGAGAACTTGCACCTGGCAAATCCTGCTCCATCAACAGCCTGGTGCCAGTAATTCTGGCTAGAGCTTCGtgagcacttgctgtgtgccaggcaatgtCCTTGGGACCATACACATAGTAACATTATCCCCCCACCACccaccattttacaggtgaggaaattgagacaccCAGAGGTtctataacttgcccaaggccacacagccaggaagtggtggAGCCGGGGTTAgagcccaggcagtctggctcagaTGGGAGCTGCCATTCAGCCTGAGAACACTGGGGAAAGGGGCCCGCGTCCATCCGCGAGGCAGCTCACTTTACATTTCTTCTTCCACAAAGGGCAAAAACCCGCTGTTCCTGCACCTCCTCCCCACCCATTCCACACCACTGCCCACCCTCCGGCCAGCCCGTGCCAACTGCCTACTCTGTCCTCCACCTCCAGACTCCTACCTGGAAATCTCCTCCATGCTCGGAGCTCAGCTGGGAAAAGAACTCCGAGGGGTCTGGGATGTGACACTTCAGAACCTTCTTCAGCCTGgacaggggagaggaagggagggaaagagggtgaGAAGGGAAGGGGACCACAGTGTCCTGCCATCAGCCCCGCAGCTCTGAGGGCAGGGCGCCGagctgttcatttattttgtcggTATTGATCGTGTGCCCAGTAAGGGAGGgtactgtgctgggcactggggacgcAAGAATAGCCAACAGAGGAGGTCCCTGCTCTTAAGGAACTGACATTCTAATGGGGAGCCAGACAGTGAAGCAAGTGTGCAAGTTTACCATTCATTgtaatgaggagacagagggcagGATGCCATGCAAGAGAAGGATGCGAGGGTGGGGGACCATGCAAGCCAGAGCGGTAggggacaaagaagaaagggCTCTGATCAGCCCTAATAGAGCAGAGTGAACCAAGAGGAGGGAGGTAGGAGAGACACCAGATGGTGAGCCACCTAGTCAAGGCTGCCATGGACGGTGGTTCAAGCTGTGCACTGCCCAAGGGCacctggggtttttttgggggtggggggggcgcggTGGTGAATGGAGGCTGAATTCCAGCCCATGCTCTGCTTGCCAAGCTGAGTGCCCCAGTATCTGTGTGCATCTGCCTCAAGTTGTATGCCACAGCCTCAAGACCCCCAGAAAACCTGGCTGCCACCCAGAGGTCCATGCTCGGGTCCCGAGCTCCTTTCTGGTCTCTGGCCACACCCACCTCCCTGCATTTTCAGTTCCTGGAATGCTCCTGCCTTGTTCCCACCCAGGATCTTTGGACAAGCTATTTCCTCCTCCTGAGATGTGCTCCCCGACCCTTCCCTGACTGGTTCACTTCTCCAGATTTCAGTGGACTCAATCATTACTTCCTCAGGGAAGCACCCCCCCGACCCCCGGCCACCCCTTAGCTGAGGTTCCTTTCCCTGTTGCCTGCTTCCAGTACATATGgtaccttccttccttcaccaGCCTAATCACGTGTGTCGTTATAAACGTGCATGA
It encodes the following:
- the IL2RB gene encoding interleukin-2 receptor subunit beta, translating into MAAPALSWCRSFLVLLLPLAIPRASTSVNDASELTCFYNSRANISCAWRRDGGLQVTTCHIHAQPDKRQWNGSCELLPVKPGSWACNLILGPPDSQKLTIVDVINLTVTCREGERWRRMMTQTFKPFDNIRLMSPHSLQVVHIGTHRGNITWNVSQFSHYIQSSVEFEVRTRSPGCSWEDTLPLTLRQNQQWISLEMLAPDTLYELQVRARPQLGNHEAWSPWSQPLAFRTKPAATRKKTPTLPWLGHIMLGLSCAFGFALLVYFLTSFRYNRLWLKKVLKCHIPDPSEFFSQLSSEHGGDFQKWLSSPFPSSSFSPSGPLPEISPLEVLDRDSKATQLLLLQQQDKGSPSSTETSGHSVTSCFTNQGYFFFHLPNALEIEACQVYFAYDPFMEEPDEGGPGVPEGALLPPLPPPPGEEDAYCTFPPGDDLLLFSPSLLGGPGPPNTALGGTGAGEERLPSAPQEGVPGDWDPQPLGPPTPEAPDLVDLQSPPEPAPGEAGVEVSVPSPREGAGFPWASSPGQGQVRAPISCLTLNTDVYLSLQELQDQDPAHAV